The Desulfurococcaceae archaeon DNA window TGACTACGTAATAACGGCAGAAGACGTGAGAGCGTATAAACCATCTCTCGAAGCCTTCTTAAACGCATACAGGCTTCTCGGGGTCTCCACCGACCGGGTGGTGCATGTATCGGCATACCCCCAATACGACTTGGAGCCGGCGAACAAGCTTGGAACAAAGACCGTCCTCGTGGATAGAGGATTAGGGTATAGTTGGCCTATTAAGGTCAAGAACCTACTCGAGCTTCCCCGCGTTCTCGAAGAGTTTACTTAGTCTCAAACACTAATGTGTTCAGCCTAGTGGAGCGCTCTTCGATGAAATGTTTTCTAGCCACTACTCACCTTGGGGGCTTTCAACTTTATCTCCCACTTGTCGAGGGACTGCCTTATGGTTGGTATAGTAGTCCTAGCTTTTTCCACTTCATCCAGGAATATGGAGTGCTCGGAGTACTTTTCGCTGATGCCCATGTCCAGCTCGCGGTAACCCCATGGACTGAACACACCGCTCCTGCCGGTGAACATTTCACTGGTTTGATTAGCTACAACCACGTAAGCCGTGTTCTCGTGAGCTCTGGCCGACGCTAACTTGTCCAGTATCTCTTCCTTTAGGGGTCCCTTAACCCAGCCGGCCTGAACTACGAACACGTTTACGCCGAGTACGGCGTATGACCTGAAGAGCTCCGGGAACCGTAGATCGTAGCACACGGCAAACGCTATTGGAAACCCGTTTAGAGAAACTATCTTACCTAGAGATGTACCGGGCTCGAAGAACTCGGACTCTCGGTATCCGTAAGCATCGAACAAGTGCATTTTACTGTACACCGGTAGTACCTCACCGCGACTGGTAACTAGTACTACGGTGCTCCTCGACTTGGGAGGCACATCCGTTCTCTCTATAAAGTGTACTACGATGCCGGCTCCTAGCTCGTTGGCGAGCCTTATAAAAGTCGCTAGGAACCTACTACTTGTCGCGTACTCCGATAACTCGTACACTTTGAACGGGTCTCTGAGTTGAAGGGGGTTTGTCATGCTGTATTCTGGTAGAACTATGAGGTCTGCTTCCCTGTAATTCCGCTTTACAAGTGAATATGCTTTTTCGGCGTTTTCAGGGGGGTACGCGGTAAACGATGCCTGAACTATACCGATGACTATTCTCGACACGCGGGTCACCCTTAACCATCTGTGAAATCTCTCGTGAATGATTTTTAACCAAAAGTACCGTCACTTAAAATGCTTCACTTCTCGGATAGCCAGCATTCCCAGGTACTCTGTAGTACTTGTGTAGCTTGAAGTCCCTCATTGCTGTCAAGTCAAGATTCCGTAAAGCTTCAATGAATTTCTTAACTTCACCTTTCTTCAATTTATTTCGTAGTACGAGGAAATCAAACTCTTCCCAGGTTACCGGTATGAAGTCAAGGTCGTGGATGTCGGCGACGTATCCTACAGCTACGCCTGCATCCGCTTTACCGTGCTTAATGGCAATCGCCACGGCTGTGTGCGTTTTCACTTCATACGTATAGCCCTTGACAAGCCTCGGCACGCTACTCCACTGGATGCCGTGCTTCTCGGCAATGCTCTTTAAGTTTATGTCCACCAGAGCGCGTATCCCGGATCCTCTAGGTCTATTAACGATTCTTACATCACTTCTTAGGAAGTCTTCAAAGCCCTTAATTTTCTTGGGGTTACCTCTAGCGACAATTATTCCCACTAACCTGTCATACCCTCTTATAATTGTAGCCTCGCGTGTTAAACCGTACTTCTCTAAGAAGGGTACATTATAGGTTCCGCTCTCTGGGTCGAGAAGGTGCGTGGGCGCGATATCGGCCTCACCCCTAGATGTAGCTATCCAGCCACCCACGCTACCCGTATTTAGGATTCTACTAGTGTAAATGAGGCCGCTTCTCACCAGTATGTGTTCAAGTAGTGGATCGTTACTGCCTATGATGGTGAGTCTTCGTAATGGTGCCTTTTCGCTGAATGGGTAGAATGGGACTAGCGTGCCGGCTTCAAAGTAATCCGTGTTTTCGTCTAGTTCGATGAAACCGTCACTATAAGTAATTGCGTATACACTGCCACTACTAAGCGATACTGGGTATGCTGTGTAGCCGTGACTGGATTCTACTAAAATAGATGGAATAAGCCATGTCTTACCAACGCCTTTTCTGATCTTTACCGGGATCCTAACATCGATCCTCGTCTCGACGTACCGTAACCCCGTTAACCTCGTAATGATGGGTTTCACAACGCGGACTAAGATCATGTAGCATGAGAGGGGAAAGCCGGGAAGCCCGAAAAGTAATTTACCCTTATCAGTGGTGGCTATTAGGGTCGGCTTCCCAGGTCTGGATTTAAGTCCGTGCACGATGACCTCTCCCACATCTTCGAAGACCCGGTATACCAGGTCCATCTCGCCTGCACTAGTACCACCACTCGTAAAGACGGCATCATAGTGTTCTAAGTCCTCCTCGATAACGCTTCTAATTACCTTATAGTCATCTGGTAGAATACCGCGGTATGTAGCATCTGCCCCCCATTCCCTTAGGAACGAGGATATGAGTAGGCCGTTCACGTCATATACCTTGCCCTGTTCAAGCGGCTTACCGGGCTCTACTACCTCGTTACCGGTCGAGTACACGGCTATTTTGGGCTTTACGTAAACGGGTACTTCCAGTAGGCCGAACCCCGCTAGTAAGGCTATGTGCTCGTGCCTGAGGAGAGTACCTCGCGGTAGCATAAAGTCTCCCGCAGACACATCACTGCCTGTTGTTGAAATGTTCTCTCCAGGCGCTACGGGTCGGTACACTTTGACTACATCGTCTAGAGCCTCTGTGTACTCTTCCATGACGACCGCGTCGCAGTCCCGCGGAATGACCGCTCCCGTGGAGACCTTAATTGCCCCTTCTTCACAGCTAAAATCCTCTCCTCGTTCACCTGTTTTCAGCTCACCTAGAACTCTAAGTATAACCGGGTTCACCTCGGTCGCATGCATTACCTTATCGCTCTTAACCGCGTAACCGTCAACCTCCGACCTGTCAAATGGGGGGTAATCCACCGATGCGTAGAGGTCTCTCGCGAGAACCCTGAAAAGGGCGTCTTCGAGTCTTACTAGTTCAAGACCTCGGGGCTGGGGGTTCGCCTTCTTGATCACCTTTTCAACGGCCTCGTTGAGTGAAGATAGTTCATGGAAGACTTTAACAGCCATAAATGCCCCTCTAAGCTACTTAATCTGTTTAAGTTGTAATTAAAATACCGGGTGACTGGTCATCCATGCTTATAGATGAATTAGTAAAGTGGGGGCTACCTCTAGAATACGTCAACTTGCTCGGTGAGCGGGGGATACGGGAGCTAAATCCCGTTCAAGTAGAAGCTGTTAAGCGCGGTTTACTGAACGGGGTGAACATGGTCATCTCTGCCCCTACAGCCAGCGGCAAGACTCTAATAGCTGAGATGGTATTGGTTAAGACCGCTGTGAACGGCCTCGTCGGGGTGTACTTAACTCCACTAAGGGCACTTGCAAGTGAAAAGTATGCTGAGTTCTCAGTACTGAACAAAATTGGCGTCAAAGTAGGAATCACCACTGGGGATTACGACCAACCAGCGGAGTATTTAGGAGAGTACGATATTATCGTAGCCACGTATGAGCGTTTCGATAGCTTAATGAGGCTGAAACCTACCTGGCTTAAACGTGTGGGATTAATAGTGATCGACGAAATGCACAATGTGAACGACCCTGAAAGAGGGCCAATAATTGAAATGATCGTGGCGAGGGCGCTTAAGCGGGGAACTAGGATTATAGGCCTATCCGCAACCATAGGTAACCCCGCGGAACTAGCCCGCTGGGTTAAGGGTGAACTAGTAACATCGGCGTGGAGGCCCGTTAAGCTCGTAGAAGGCGTCTTCAATAAGAAGAGGTCCGAAATAGTTTTTGCTGATGGGAGGAAAGAAAGCGTCGAGGAGGACCACGACGAGGCGGTAGTGAACCTTGTTCTCCATAACATTAAACGCAACTACCAAACACTTGTATTCGTTCATAACAGAAAACGTGTCGAGGAGTTAGCTGAAATAACAGCAACCTACATTACCCCGATGGACACACATGGCCTTGAAGCACTGTTAGACGAGCTCGAAAGCGCACCTACTAGGATCGAAAAGGAATTTCTCAGAGAGCTGGGATTTAGGGGCGTAGCATTTCATCATGCGGGTTTATCGCAAGTATCGAGAAGGGTTGTTGAAGAGGCCTTTAGGAAGAGGTTGCTTAAGGTCGTTTACGCCACTCCCACCCTCGCCGCCGGAGTTAACCTTCCCGCACGAAGGGTTTTGATATCAATTAAGAGGTATGATCCCGCTAAGGGCAGAAAAGTAAACATCAGTGTCTCCGAGTATAAGCAAATGGCTGGAAGAGCCGGTAGGCCACAGTTCGACGAAATGGGAGAATCCATCATCGTGGACGCCTCGAACATAGATGAGGGTTTCAAGTACATAACGTCGGAACCCGAACCGGTACAGGGTAGATTGCTAGGTGAAAGAAGTCTTAGAGTACACGTGCTCTCCGCCGTAGCTTCACTCGAGGTAAGTAGTATCGGAGATCTATCTGAGCTTTTCAAGCTAACTTTCTCCGCGTCTACTGGTAAACTCACAAACATAAGCGAGCAGATCGAGGACCTCGTGGACTTCTTAGAGGGCCTCGGCATGGTGGCCAGGAGAGAGCCGGGTGTTGTGCCTACGAGGCTTGGCAGGATTACGGCATACAGTTATCTAGACCCCCTTACTGTAAACATGTTCTTCAGGTATAAAGGCACTGAGTACAGGGACCTTTATATACTGCACTTAGTATCGCTTACACCAGACTTCCTCAAGAGTGGAGTTTACATTCCAGGTAAAGTAATGGCGGCTTACGAGGAGCTCGCGGAGGTGTATGCTAGTAGCGGGTTATTAATGCCCACTACCAGTGAATACTACGATTACGATGACTGGCTACACGGGTTCATATACGCACTCGCACTTCAAGACTGGATCAACGAAAGAAGTGAAGACGAGATCGTGGAGAAATATGCCTTAGGGCCAGGCGACATATACAACTTGAAAGATACCGCGAGCTGGATAACAGGAGCACTTGGAAAGGTAGCAGGTGTAATTGGCGACGTCGTGTATCACAGAAAGCTAACGGCCCTTTCCCAGAGGCTGGACAAAGGGGTTAAGCAGGATGCGCTAGAGCTTGCATCGTTAAAGTATATTGGACGCGTTAGAGCCAGGATACTAATAGAACACGGGATAAAGACCCTCGAAGACCTCGCCAAGACACCTAAGAAGAAGCTGATGAGCCTGCCATCATTTGGGCCTAAGGTAGCCGAAGAGGTGTATAAGCAATTACACGAACTAGGTTATAGTCCTCGATCATAAAGTGGTGAAGAACATGGTCTAACCGATGACTTGTTTTGTAAAAATATAAGCTACCTCCAGCTAAACAGTAACACGACGCATTACACGCCGCCGTAGCTCAGCCTGGTGGAGCGCCGCCCTGGTAAGGCGGAGGTCCCGGGTTCAAATCCCGGCGGCGGCTTGACGGCTTTCCCGGGGGCTGTCTTCCCCCCATTCAGGCTTCACACCATATGAGGTCTCATTACCGGGTTTCTCGGGTCCCGCTAAGCACCGGTAAACTACTTACTTCTGGGCACTCTACGAATTCTAATACCGTTCTCCTCGCAGTAGGATCTAGCTTCATTAGAGACCTCTACTCCGCCACCATAAAGCACTACTATGGGCTTAGCCTTTAAGAGCTTAGCTTTCTCGTGAAGTGCCTTGACCGCGTCCAGCGTAACTGTTCCCTTGTCGAAAACGTCGATCGCGAAAACCCCGCCTTTACGAGCCACTACTTGAATTAGCCCGTATCTCGTTGGGTAGAATACCTTGACGGAAAATCCCGCTTCTATGTATCTACCGGCAATTACCCCTACGGTCCCGTATCTTCTTGCAAGCATCTTACTCGTGTGTTTCTGCCTAGCCGTAGCCATACTCAACACCCCAATTTACGGGGATAACTCCTATGTAAACAATTCCCGTAACCCGGTGACTTATAAACGTAAAAACGTAACTGAAGTGCTCGACGATCCGACAGTACCCGTTGAGTGTGTTACATAAACGTGAAAGGGCCCGGGCCGGGATTTGAACCCGGGACCTCCGGGTACCTGCCCCTTCATCTCGGGGGTCCACAGCCCGGCGCTCTTCCAGGCTGAGCTACCCGGGCCATATTTCAGCTACATGGCCTGGGCTCTTCATAGTATCCGTTCGGGCCCAGACAACCATATTTTACAAGAGGGTATTTAATTATTTTAGTTAATAGTGTCTGCAGGGATAGACGTGGGCTCTTCAAAACCTAGAGAGGTGTATTTGCCAACACATATCATTCAGTGTAATGAAAGGAGCGCGTGTCCATACTACGAGGTAGTGCAGTTTGGCAAGGAGCCCGATGTGGTGTGTATAGCCTACTGTAAAGCCACTAGTAGATACCTAACAAGGTCGTTCGTGAAGAAGTGCATGATGTACTGGGAGGCCTGCCCCTTCAAACACGCTCTCGATTTTCAACCAGCTTAGCGGTCATCAAGCATCCATATACTCTCCCCCGTTGTAAAACATCCTGAAATCAGCGTTTCGAGGGCTTTTTGAGCGGTATAGGCTTTCACGAGATCCGGCCCTGTGCTGTTCTCAATGTAGTTAGGGTTGCATCCACCTCGTACCCCTTAAAGTGCTTGGAGCGTCCTCTCCGCAACTTTAGAAACCGAGCTCTTTCCTCTTTCTGATCAGCTCTACAACGTAGTTCTCAAGCGCGTCTAGTGGACCATAATGTATTGTTATCAGTGTTGTTCTACCCCTATACCCCCTGCCACTAGGATGGGCTGTTATCACCCCTGCTCTAGCTAGGTTTTGTACGTATTCGTACAGCTGGGTGTGCCTGCGTGGTATTTCTCCATAAGATTCACATATCAGCCTGTACTCGTCCTCGACCTCGCCCATTTTCACCTCGCGCCTACCGGTCCTATGAAGCAACCTAATAATGCCTAGTAACACCAAGAGCTCGTGTAGTGTACTGTACCTTACAGCTTCACTCACGTTTACTATGTCTCTTGAAAGGCTGAATATCGCCTTCCTTGCATGCTCGACTGTGACTTTACGCGATCTCTCCCCTTCCGCTATATCGCCAGCTAGTAGAAGTGTTTCAAGCGCGTGTCTAGCATTACCTCCACCGCCTTTTTCGACGCCCTCGTAATTGGCGATGAAGTGTAATACGTCGTCATCATAAGTACCGTCGTACAGCGCCAGTGAGGCCCTATACTTCAGTATGTCAAACAGCTGGTCAGAGGTGTACGGTCTAAGCCTTACGACGTGTCTCAGCAAATACCCTTCCGTAGCTGGGTCCAGGAAGGCGAGTTTGGATGCGTCTGAGGCTATGAATATGAAGTTTACGTGCTTTAAACCTTCGTGAGCGTCGTATATTCTAGCAATGAAGTACACGGCATCGTTTTTAGACATGCTTGCAAAGTAGTGAAACTCGTCAAGGGCCACTATTACGTGGAGGTCCATTTCCTCGAGGTGCAAGAGAAGGGCATCGTGCATTTCCTTCGCTGAAAGACCCCTTGGGGGTAGAGGAATGCTTAATTGCCTGGCAATATCGTGTATCACGTTGTAAAGTGTTCTGTTTCGATGGCAGTTCACGTGAACGTATGCCACGTTATATCCCTTATCTTGAGCCATGCGAACGAATATTCTACCGAAAAGCTTCGAGAGAGCGGTTTTACCCGTTCCCACACCGCCCATTATGAGGACTCTTTGTGAAATACTACCCGGACTTGTAACTAAGTGCCTGAAGTAGGATACAAGGCTCCTTAGTTCCTCTTCTCGATGAGGTAGCCGGTCTGGCAGGTGTTCTGGCATGAGGCTTTCTCTACTCTTGAATATAGTCTGTTTACCTAGCTCTTCTTCGACGATTCTCCACATATCCCTCATGGTGCTACCACCGTACCAAAACTTTCACTCACCTAAATCCTAATGCCCGCCTTAAAAACTGAGCGGCAATCACATGCCCCAATGTAAGTCTTGTTGTCGATGATCTCTACGTAGAGACACACCCTGGTAAGAGGATCGCGAGAGACCTTCATGGTATTCAAGTACTCGGTCACTTTTTTAAAGAGGTCTACGCTAGCTCTTCGAACACCCCTAGACCTCACTTTAAGCTTAATCCTACTGCTTTTCACGACTTTTTCAAGGCATTCCTTGAGCTTAACGGTTTCTGGCGGGTATTCGAGTACACAGTTTACTGGTATGATGTTTTCTACAAAACCGTATTCTCTGTGTGACGCGGCTGCATATGCCTTTTCGGGGGTTAGTGCAGTATATACGAGTAGTACTCCAGGATACTTGGTCCTCTCAACCCTGATATAGGGGTCGCGCGCGAAGATTACGTTGCCAATTTCCTGTTCGCAGAGTTCAACGCTACTGCTTCTACAAGTTACTATAAGTTTCGGTAAGTCGTTCACAACCATTCCCGTAAACTTTATATACTTACTGCACTTAAACACTAGCAGAGCCGTAAAATGTGATCACCGTGGTAATGGGTACAGAGCTGTGCGGCTTTTTTAGGAAAGTAGTTGAAGACTTAGCGTCATTTCTACGCCGCCACTTCGGTTCAGAGGAGTACAGCAGGGTCGTTGGAACAGGCGTTAGTGGAGACCAATCAAGGTACATTGACGTAATTACGGAAGAGCTCGTCGTTGAGAAGGTCAAGAGCGCAGGACTTTCAGCGTGGGTTGTTAGCGAGGAGAAGGGTCGATGGGCTTTGAGCGAAAAGCCTGAACTAGTTCTACTCGTAGACCCCCTTGACGGTAGCTTAAACTACTCCCTGAGAATACCTTTTGCATCAGTATCCCTGGCAGTTTACCCCGGTATTGCAAAGATCACCGAGCCCGTATATGGGGTTGTTTATAACATCTTCACGAGCGACTCTCTTGAGCTCTGTAACGGGAAGGTGTTTCACGACGGAATACAAATAACTGAGTACCTAGGTCGAGGTTTCGAGGTAGTATCCATATACACGGAAGACCCGAAACACCTTGAAATTATTTCGAAGGAGTTTAAAAGGAATAACGTATCCGTTAAGACTAGGACAATGGGTTCTGCATCCTTGGAGGCCGTTTACGCCGCCGTGGGCCTAATTGGGCACTTTGTACACCTAACTGGTAGAATAAGAAACACCGATTTGGCGGTAGCGCTGGCCGTTGCAGATAGGCTGAAAACGAGAGTGTATACTGCTCCACCACTAAGTGAGATTGCCGTGGACCGTGTTCAGGAAATTAAAAAGGTCATAATTGCGTCTAAAAAAAGCCTTATTTGGAAGCTAATAGACGAGCTATAATGATTGCAGGACTTTTTCGAGCCTTTTTGAGAGTACATGGGCACCTTTCTTAGTAACCAAAACAACTTCTTCAACTCTAATCCCATATTTCCCAGGAAAATAGACTCCGGGCTCTACTGTAAACACCATTCCGGGTTCTAAGACGGTATCGCTTTGCCGTCTTAGGTAAGGCGGTTCGTGCACTACGATCCCTATGCCATGTCCGAGGCCATGTATGAACTTCTCTCGTAAACCATAGTTTTCGAGGACCTTTACTGCTGTCTCGTACACTTCACCTGCCCTGATTCCAGGCTTAATGGCGTCTATGGCGGTTTCAAGGGCTTCAACGACCGCTTCTATGCCCCTCCTCTCCTCTCTGCTAGGTCTGCCCCAAAGGATCATCCTGGTAACATCGCTACACCTGCCACCTACCTTGACGCCTACGTCGACTAGGACAAGATCTCTACTGCTCAGGCCTCTATTCCCGGGCAGAGTGTGAGGATATGCGTTGTTCGGCTTAAATGCGATAATGGGGTCGAATGCCGCCCTCTCAACGCCGTGGTCTCTAACGGTCTTTTCAAATACACCTGTAAGTGCCGTCTCCGTCACGCCTTCACGAAGTTCGCTATAAATGGCTAGTATACCCTTTAACGTTACCTTGGTGGCTTCTTTTATGCTCTCTAGTTCCCTGTTAGACTTGATCATCCTAACTTTCCATATGTCGTTTGACACGTCTATGACCTTACCTTCAAGAGTGGCCTGTACGGTTCCCTGTAGGGGGCTCACGTGCGAGATGTCTGCACCGATTTTTTCGACATTCCTGTACCTGGCAATTATGTCTTTCCAATCAAGATCCGCGATAGGTATGTGCGGCGGTTTGAGAGTTCTTGAAACAGCGTACACGTCAACGTGGGGAGGCACCATATCCCTGTACCTCTGGTATTCTAGGAGAGGGACATATAGCGACGCTGTGCCTTGCCTTTTATCGTAGATCATGAGGAGCACGGCGTCCCCGATTGTGGGGACTCCCGTAAAGTACTCAATATTGTCGGGAGCACTTAGAACTAGTACGTCTAATCCTCTGCTTTCAGCGATATCCCGTAAAGCTTCGATCAACACGGTACACCAAGGTTTAATAACACGCTAAGAAATAAAAACAGGTAAACTGAGGTGGAATAGTGAGCGAGAAAAACAACATCAAGTGTCCTAAGGACGGCAACGCGCTCGTGTTGATGTACGAGGCCGAGAAGCTGGGTAACACGGCCAGGGTAATGGTGTACTACAAGTGTCCTGTATGCGGCTACAGAAAAGACGCGGAGAGATTAGAGTTACAGAAAACCGAGCAAGGCATCCTGGTTAAGAAGTTTCTTTACCCTCCTTAGAGCGCCCTTTCCTCCCGCTGACGATCTCGGAGAGAATCGATTCCACAATTTTGCCCTTTCCAGGGGGTACTTTAATTACATAGTGACCAACGTTTAGAGGTTCTGCTACGGCCACTGCATTGTCGTCCACGTCGAGCAGCCTTGAGATCACCTTGTTTATGATGCTGGCAGGTACTTTAACGAAGTCCCATTCGCTTAGCGAACCTGGAGGGCTGTTAACGGAGATCCCCGCTAAGATGTGCCTGGTCAGTCGTTTTTTACCGCCAGATGTCGTAGTTTGTTCTATTTTCTTGGTTATAAGCATCCAAGCTCCACTACGTAACTTCAAGTATATGCGCACCGTGCACACCGGGTGCTAAAGAATATTAGAAAGCAAGCTACTAATAACCCTGGGATGACCTAGCAGGAACGTGCTGACACATGATGTAAGGTGGAGCGACGGGGACCGTTACTAAAAGTGCTTAATAGCTTATCCAAATATTGATAGGCAGGGGGAGCCTCTATGCAGTTCCCCGAAGTAGTGAAAGAAATAGAGAAGATACTGTGGCCGAGGCCCCTCAAGCTGTTCACTGCCGGTCCCGTTGCCTGCTTTCCAGAGGTACTCGAGGTAATGAAGCTCCAAATGCTTAGTCATAGGTCAGCCGAATACCGGGAGCTACATAAGGACACCGTTAAAAGGCTTGCAGATTTCCTTGAAGCAGGGAAAGCAACTGTATTGCTAATACCTTCAAGCGGAACGGGCTTCATGGAGGCGAGTATAAGGAACGCTGTATCCCAGCGAGGAAAGGTACTGGTTACGGTGATTGGGGAGTTCGGTCATAGATACCGGGAAGCCGTCGAGAGAAACGGTAGAACACCAGTTGTACTAGAGAAGCCCCTTGGCAAGCCCGTCTTACCGGAAGAACTTGACGACGCACTCAAGAATAACAAGGAGGTAGAGGCAGTTACAATAACGTACAATGAAACGAGTACAGGCGTCTTAAATCCCCTAAAAGAACTGGCCAAGGTGGCCAAGGAGAGAGATAAGCTGGTATTTGTAGACGCCGTATCCGCGATGGGCGCGGCTGACATCAAAGTAGATAGCTGGAAACTCGACCTCGTCTTCGCTAGTAGCCAAAAGGCTTTTGGGGTACCTCCCGGTCTCGCAATGGCCGCTATAAGCGAAGAGGTATTTGAAAGAGCCAAGAGAATTCCTGAACGCGGCCTATACTTTGACCTACTTGAAATCAAGGAGTTCCTACTATCACAGTGGTCTACCCCGACTACCCCGCCTGTACCGCAAATAGCCGGGCTAAACGCTGCCCTCAGGATCGTTGAAAAGATGGGCGGTAAAGAGGCTTGGCTTAAAATGTATGCTGAAAGAGCCGAGAGAATTAGAAAAGGTGCAATGGAGCTCGGATTAAAGCTGTTCGCCGAGCCGGGCTACTATAGCCCGACAATAACGGTGATTTACAACCCGCCCGGGGTCAGAGGACCAGTAATATACGAGGAAATGAGGAAGAGGGGCATTGAAATAGCTAGGGGGTACGGAGCTGTCAAGGATATAACTTTTAGAATAGGTCACATGGGCTACATAACAGACGAAGATATAAGCATCCTCTTTGAAACACTCAGGGAAGTGTTAATTAGTATTGGCTATAAGCCTCCTAGCTAGGTGGGGCAGTTGGTCAAAGTACTCGTTGCAAGCAGAATTCACAAGAACGGTATAGAGGTCCTCAGAAATAGTGGTGTAGAAGTGATAGTGGCCGAGGAGCCCAGCGAAAGAGAGCTCGTAAACCTAATCAAGGGTGTTCATGGCATAGTCGTGAGGAGCAAGCCGATCGTTACAAGAAAGGTTATAGAAGAAGCTGATCGGCTTCTCGTAATAGCGAGGGCCGGCGTCGGAGTAGACAACATAGATGTGGAGGCTGCTAAGGCTCGTGGCATAGAGGTCATAACAGTGCCGGAGGCTACAACGCAGAGCGTTGCAGAGCTAACAATAGGTTTAATGCTAGCCGTGGCGAGAAAGATAACCCTGTGCGATAGAGAAATACGTAGAGGTGAATGGCCTAAAAAACACGCTATGGGGTTTGAACTAGGCGGCAAAGTACTCGGCATTATAGGTGCAGGTAGAATAGGGTCTACCGTGGCCAAGATCGCGAAGTACGGCTTCGGCATGAAAATACTTTACTATGACATAGTACGAAACCCTAAAATAGAGGAGGAGCTCGGAGCCGAGTTCGTATCATTAGAAGAGCTGCTGAGAACTGCCGACTTCATAAGTGTGCACGTTCCACTAACACCCGAAACAAAGCACCTGATCGGCGAAGATGAGTTGAAATTGATGAAGAAAACAGCAATACTTATTAACACTTCACGTGGCCCCATAGTGGACACGAGTGCGCTCATAAGGGCCCTCGAAGAAGGCTGGATAGCGGGTGCAGGGCTTGATGTATTTGAAGAAGAGCCGCTACCAAAAGACCATGCACTAACCAAACTAGATAACGTAGTATTAACAGCACATGTGGGTGCAAGCACTTGGGAGGCGCAGGAAAGGGCTGGTATAGAAGTCGCCAGAAAAGTGATAGAATTCTTCAAAGCCAAGGGTTTGCTAAACTAGAAGGAGACCCGTGAGCACTCGAAGGGGAAACTTTTTAAAGGGAGGTAGAATCATTGTTAAAGTGGCGGGGCTAAATAGCGGGGTAGGGCAGCCTGGTAGCCCGCGGGAGGCATGGTTACCACCTCTTCGAAGAGGTGGTAACTATCCCGCGAAGCTCATAGGAGGGTGCCGTACCGCTCTCGGGGATACGCGTAAGGGTCCAGCCCGAGGTCGGTGGTTCAAAGCGGGGTGCCCTGAAGGGCACCCCGAGAGAGTCCACCCCCCGCTATCCCGCTGCAAGGCGGGCCCCGCCACTTCCACTCGCTCTTCCTTACCCCTAGCAAATTTCTGGGCGTGTGCTGCCTGAACGCGCAATTGCTACGTTGCGTTGTAAGTTTAGAGCACAGGTTCACTGCACGTTGAACCTCTTTAATGTTTTCATGGACTATGAAATAGAGTTGCTTT harbors:
- a CDS encoding nitrilase-related carbon-nitrogen hydrolase, translating into MSRIVIGIVQASFTAYPPENAEKAYSLVKRNYREADLIVLPEYSMTNPLQLRDPFKVYELSEYATSSRFLATFIRLANELGAGIVVHFIERTDVPPKSRSTVVLVTSRGEVLPVYSKMHLFDAYGYRESEFFEPGTSLGKIVSLNGFPIAFAVCYDLRFPELFRSYAVLGVNVFVVQAGWVKGPLKEEILDKLASARAHENTAYVVVANQTSEMFTGRSGVFSPWGYRELDMGISEKYSEHSIFLDEVEKARTTIPTIRQSLDKWEIKLKAPKVSSG
- a CDS encoding ORC1-type DNA replication protein; this translates as MRDMWRIVEEELGKQTIFKSRESLMPEHLPDRLPHREEELRSLVSYFRHLVTSPGSISQRVLIMGGVGTGKTALSKLFGRIFVRMAQDKGYNVAYVHVNCHRNRTLYNVIHDIARQLSIPLPPRGLSAKEMHDALLLHLEEMDLHVIVALDEFHYFASMSKNDAVYFIARIYDAHEGLKHVNFIFIASDASKLAFLDPATEGYLLRHVVRLRPYTSDQLFDILKYRASLALYDGTYDDDVLHFIANYEGVEKGGGGNARHALETLLLAGDIAEGERSRKVTVEHARKAIFSLSRDIVNVSEAVRYSTLHELLVLLGIIRLLHRTGRREVKMGEVEDEYRLICESYGEIPRRHTQLYEYVQNLARAGVITAHPSGRGYRGRTTLITIHYGPLDALENYVVELIRKRKELGF
- a CDS encoding molybdopterin biosynthesis protein; this translates as MAVKVFHELSSLNEAVEKVIKKANPQPRGLELVRLEDALFRVLARDLYASVDYPPFDRSEVDGYAVKSDKVMHATEVNPVILRVLGELKTGERGEDFSCEEGAIKVSTGAVIPRDCDAVVMEEYTEALDDVVKVYRPVAPGENISTTGSDVSAGDFMLPRGTLLRHEHIALLAGFGLLEVPVYVKPKIAVYSTGNEVVEPGKPLEQGKVYDVNGLLISSFLREWGADATYRGILPDDYKVIRSVIEEDLEHYDAVFTSGGTSAGEMDLVYRVFEDVGEVIVHGLKSRPGKPTLIATTDKGKLLFGLPGFPLSCYMILVRVVKPIITRLTGLRYVETRIDVRIPVKIRKGVGKTWLIPSILVESSHGYTAYPVSLSSGSVYAITYSDGFIELDENTDYFEAGTLVPFYPFSEKAPLRRLTIIGSNDPLLEHILVRSGLIYTSRILNTGSVGGWIATSRGEADIAPTHLLDPESGTYNVPFLEKYGLTREATIIRGYDRLVGIIVARGNPKKIKGFEDFLRSDVRIVNRPRGSGIRALVDINLKSIAEKHGIQWSSVPRLVKGYTYEVKTHTAVAIAIKHGKADAGVAVGYVADIHDLDFIPVTWEEFDFLVLRNKLKKGEVKKFIEALRNLDLTAMRDFKLHKYYRVPGNAGYPRSEAF
- a CDS encoding DEAD/DEAH box helicase, whose amino-acid sequence is MLIDELVKWGLPLEYVNLLGERGIRELNPVQVEAVKRGLLNGVNMVISAPTASGKTLIAEMVLVKTAVNGLVGVYLTPLRALASEKYAEFSVLNKIGVKVGITTGDYDQPAEYLGEYDIIVATYERFDSLMRLKPTWLKRVGLIVIDEMHNVNDPERGPIIEMIVARALKRGTRIIGLSATIGNPAELARWVKGELVTSAWRPVKLVEGVFNKKRSEIVFADGRKESVEEDHDEAVVNLVLHNIKRNYQTLVFVHNRKRVEELAEITATYITPMDTHGLEALLDELESAPTRIEKEFLRELGFRGVAFHHAGLSQVSRRVVEEAFRKRLLKVVYATPTLAAGVNLPARRVLISIKRYDPAKGRKVNISVSEYKQMAGRAGRPQFDEMGESIIVDASNIDEGFKYITSEPEPVQGRLLGERSLRVHVLSAVASLEVSSIGDLSELFKLTFSASTGKLTNISEQIEDLVDFLEGLGMVARREPGVVPTRLGRITAYSYLDPLTVNMFFRYKGTEYRDLYILHLVSLTPDFLKSGVYIPGKVMAAYEELAEVYASSGLLMPTTSEYYDYDDWLHGFIYALALQDWINERSEDEIVEKYALGPGDIYNLKDTASWITGALGKVAGVIGDVVYHRKLTALSQRLDKGVKQDALELASLKYIGRVRARILIEHGIKTLEDLAKTPKKKLMSLPSFGPKVAEEVYKQLHELGYSPRS